In one window of Pseudomonas sp. IAC-BECa141 DNA:
- a CDS encoding NAD-dependent epimerase/dehydratase family protein, whose protein sequence is MAEGPVLITGGAGFIGSHLTDALLAKGHSVRILDDLSTGKRSNLPLDNPRVELIVGDVADAALVARAMEGCSAVAHLAAVASVQASVDDPVKTHQSNFIGTLNVCEAMREAGVKRVLYASSAAVYGNNGEGESIDEDTPKAPLTPYASDKLAGEQYFDFYRRQHGLEPAIFRFFNIFGPRQDPSSPYSGVISIFSERAQKGLPITVFGDGEQTRDFMYVEDLVDVLVQAIEKPQVDVGAVNVGWNQATNLKQMLAALEAVVGELPPVSYGPARSGDIRHSRANNRRLLERFNCPTPTPMNVGLARLLGR, encoded by the coding sequence ATGGCTGAAGGCCCTGTTTTAATCACCGGCGGTGCCGGTTTCATCGGCTCGCACCTGACTGACGCGCTGCTTGCCAAGGGCCATTCGGTGCGGATCCTCGATGATCTGTCGACCGGCAAGCGCAGCAATCTGCCGCTGGACAATCCCAGGGTCGAGCTGATCGTCGGCGACGTCGCCGATGCGGCGCTGGTCGCCAGGGCGATGGAAGGTTGCAGCGCAGTCGCGCACCTGGCTGCCGTGGCATCGGTGCAGGCGTCGGTGGATGATCCGGTGAAGACTCATCAGAGCAATTTCATCGGCACGCTGAACGTCTGCGAAGCCATGCGCGAGGCCGGCGTCAAACGTGTGCTGTATGCCTCCAGCGCAGCGGTCTACGGCAACAATGGCGAAGGCGAGTCGATTGACGAAGACACGCCCAAGGCGCCGTTGACGCCTTACGCATCGGACAAACTGGCCGGCGAGCAGTACTTCGATTTCTACCGCCGTCAGCACGGTCTGGAACCGGCAATCTTCCGTTTCTTCAACATCTTCGGTCCGCGCCAGGATCCGTCCTCGCCGTACTCCGGGGTGATCAGCATCTTCAGCGAGCGCGCGCAGAAAGGCCTGCCGATCACCGTATTCGGCGATGGCGAGCAGACCCGGGATTTCATGTACGTCGAAGACCTGGTCGATGTGCTGGTGCAGGCAATCGAAAAGCCGCAAGTGGATGTCGGTGCGGTGAACGTCGGCTGGAATCAGGCGACCAATCTCAAGCAAATGCTGGCCGCGCTCGAAGCGGTGGTCGGCGAGTTGCCGCCCGTCAGCTACGGCCCGGCGCGCTCCGGTGACATCCGCCATTCGCGGGCGAACAACCGCCGGTTGCTTGAGCGATTCAACTGCCCGACACCAACGCCGATGAACGTCGGCCTGGCCCGTCTGCTCGGCCGCTGA
- a CDS encoding mechanosensitive ion channel family protein encodes MTRFRIAILLGTLLLFGGNAVQAASLPGVPATSEEPAKPEPIVQGGLLGAISSSIDDVQDKLDLNEHLVDAWRLRADRAADEVDRLVNQPSNRSGWGVAGDFLMLSGVWLGTFAVLTVLGSLLAKRLQEGRWLRTRQRSQDLLGYLLPYTLPALICLPLTLYVSHFLSASIGRALALCLAYATSSGIFSTSMLLCVVMMFNVGHKRRAVQIIRDYCPKPLFLIGFLAALSDALTSPQIARQLGGNITSSIAVFTGLLASIIFGLLVIRLRRPVAHLIRNRSLAQRLKQPSLQESLRIFSGLWYWPIVLMVLVSAVNLIGIGEDNQKALRCALFTTVLLIGTVFLSTVLQHLFKSRKAEAIQRSSAYKERFLSLLHALLRIVIAIVFIDILGRIWGVSLLDFAQSSTVGRAISNALSSIGLIFLVTWLLWVVLDTAIQEALKPPVSKRSARQPSTRVKTILPLLRNAIKIILVVICAITTMANLGINVAPLLAGAGVVGLAIGFGSQQLVQDVITGLFIIIEDTLSIGDWVVLDSGHAGTVEGLTIRTLRLRDGKGFVHSVPFGQIKAVTNQSRQFAFAFFSVQFTYDTDVDKAIELIREAGDSIREDPFLKYNLQGPLDVFGVDKMDLNGVVLTAQFRTVSGGQYAVSRAFNQRLKKLVDNSPWVHFAQTYPQQVLLPKRQEEEVAAAQSSVVLPEQARTQ; translated from the coding sequence TTGACCAGGTTCAGGATCGCGATTCTATTGGGGACATTGCTGTTGTTCGGCGGCAATGCAGTGCAAGCCGCCAGCCTGCCGGGTGTTCCGGCGACCAGTGAAGAGCCGGCCAAACCGGAACCGATCGTGCAGGGCGGACTGCTCGGCGCCATCAGTTCCAGCATCGACGACGTGCAGGACAAACTCGATCTCAACGAGCATCTGGTCGACGCCTGGCGCCTGCGCGCCGACCGGGCGGCAGATGAAGTCGACAGGCTGGTCAATCAACCTTCGAACCGCTCCGGCTGGGGCGTGGCGGGAGATTTCCTGATGCTCTCCGGCGTTTGGCTGGGCACGTTTGCCGTATTGACGGTGCTCGGCAGCCTGCTGGCCAAGCGTCTGCAGGAAGGGCGTTGGTTGCGCACCCGGCAACGCAGTCAGGACCTGCTCGGTTACCTGTTGCCCTACACGTTGCCCGCGCTGATCTGCCTGCCGTTGACCCTGTACGTCAGCCATTTTCTGTCGGCCTCGATCGGCCGGGCGCTGGCGCTGTGTCTAGCCTATGCCACCAGCAGCGGGATATTTTCCACGTCGATGCTGTTGTGCGTGGTGATGATGTTCAACGTCGGCCACAAACGTCGCGCCGTGCAGATCATCCGCGACTACTGCCCGAAGCCGCTGTTCCTGATCGGCTTTCTCGCCGCATTGAGTGACGCGCTCACCAGCCCGCAGATCGCCCGGCAACTGGGCGGCAACATCACCAGCAGCATCGCGGTGTTCACCGGTCTGCTGGCATCGATCATCTTCGGTCTGCTGGTGATTCGCCTGCGTCGGCCGGTGGCGCACCTGATCCGCAATCGCTCGCTGGCCCAGCGCTTGAAACAGCCGTCGCTGCAGGAGTCGCTGCGGATTTTTTCCGGGCTCTGGTACTGGCCGATCGTGCTGATGGTGCTGGTCTCGGCGGTCAATCTGATCGGCATCGGCGAGGACAACCAGAAAGCCCTGCGCTGCGCGTTGTTCACCACCGTGCTGTTGATCGGGACGGTGTTTCTCAGCACCGTCCTCCAGCATCTGTTCAAGTCGCGCAAGGCCGAGGCGATCCAGCGTAGCAGCGCCTACAAGGAACGCTTTCTCAGCCTGTTGCACGCCTTGCTGCGGATCGTCATCGCGATTGTGTTCATCGACATTCTCGGGCGGATCTGGGGTGTGTCGCTGCTCGACTTCGCGCAGAGCAGCACGGTCGGTCGGGCGATCAGCAATGCCCTGAGCAGCATCGGCCTGATCTTCCTCGTGACATGGCTGCTGTGGGTGGTGCTCGACACGGCGATTCAGGAAGCGCTGAAACCACCGGTCAGCAAGCGCTCGGCGCGCCAGCCCAGCACCCGGGTGAAAACCATCCTGCCGCTGCTGCGCAACGCGATCAAAATCATCCTGGTGGTGATCTGCGCGATCACCACCATGGCCAATCTCGGGATCAACGTCGCGCCACTGCTGGCCGGCGCCGGGGTGGTCGGCCTGGCTATCGGTTTCGGCTCGCAGCAACTGGTGCAGGACGTCATCACCGGGCTGTTCATCATCATCGAAGACACCCTGTCGATCGGCGATTGGGTGGTGCTCGATTCCGGGCACGCCGGCACGGTCGAAGGCCTGACCATTCGCACCCTGCGCCTGCGCGACGGCAAGGGCTTCGTGCATTCGGTGCCGTTCGGTCAGATCAAGGCGGTGACCAATCAATCGCGGCAGTTTGCGTTCGCGTTCTTCTCGGTGCAGTTCACCTATGACACCGATGTCGACAAGGCCATCGAGCTGATCCGCGAGGCGGGGGATTCGATCCGCGAAGACCCGTTCCTCAAGTACAACCTGCAAGGGCCGCTGGATGTGTTCGGCGTGGACAAAATGGACCTGAACGGCGTGGTGCTGACTGCGCAATTCCGCACGGTGTCGGGCGGGCAATACGCGGTGAGCCGCGCGTTCAACCAGCGTTTGAAAAAGCTTGTGGATAACAGCCCTTGGGTGCATTTCGCGCAGACTTATCCACAGCAGGTTTTGTTGCCCAAGCGCCAGGAGGAAGAGGTGGCTGCGGCGCAGTCATCGGTGGTGTTGCCGGAGCAGGCCCGCACTCAGTGA
- a CDS encoding DEAD/DEAH box helicase yields MNLPLPTDAALAGFHPAVSAWFSSTFPTVTAAQARAWPLIRQRRSTLIAAPTGSGKTLTAFLAVLDDLVHRGLETPDGLPDETLVVYVSPLKALSNDIRINLQNPLAGITEQLRQMDLPPLEITTAVRTGDTPQKERAAMRKSAPHILVTTPESLYVLLGSDSGRKMLGTTRTVIVDEIHAIAAGKRGSHLALSLERLQALCAEPLTRIGLSATQKPIDAVARFLVGHDRPCEIIDIGHARPRDLGIEVPPVPLSAVMANDVWELVYDRLATLAREHRTTLIFVNTRRLAERLSRHLSERLGKQAVAAHHGSLAKEFRLDAEQRLKRGELQVLIATASLELGIDIGEVDLVCQIASPRSIAGFLQRVGRSGHQVGGTPKGRLFATTRDDLIECAALLDCVRRGELDTLHIPEAPLDVLAQQIIAEVSCQEWAEDDLLALLRRAEPYARLDEKHYQALLAMLAEGYNGRQGMRSAYLHHDAVSRTLRGRRGARLTAVTSGGTIPDNADYSVLLEPQSLNIGSVNEDFAVESIAGDVFQLGNASYRILRVETGKVRVEDAQGQPPTIPFWLGEAPGRSDELSVAVARLHAQLDQLLSASPGNLQPALDWLTDTLGLNLASAEQLVDYLARARLALGALPSRDTLLMERFFDESGGTQLIIHSPFGSRINRAWGLALRKRFCRTFNFELQAAASEDAIVLSLSTSHSFELDEVWRYLHSNSAEHILIQAVLDAPLFGVRWRWNAGVALALPRYTGGRKVAPQLQRMKSEDLIASVFPDQIACLENLAGEREIPAHPLVEQTLDDCLHEAMDSEGWLELLRRMERGEVRLIARDLPAPSPLAAEILSARPYTFLDDAPLEERRTQAVLNRRWSDPQSTDDLGALDADAIEAVREEAWPTPDSADEMHETLMSLACISDREVEANPPWRGWLNALADTGRACQLQINPKHSLWLARERLTCLQALYPQAQSALPALPGFDKAWTADDALVEVIRARLGAFGPLPLAAIAKPLALMPASVHQALARLEHEGYVLRGHFTPGSTVEEWCERHLLARIHRYTVKRLRREIEPVALQDFTRFLFDWQHLSASTRGQGSTVLPAIVGQFEGYPAAASAWDSDILPARLKDYSPSWLDDLCRSGKLVWTRLSARQNISGTALRSTPIVLLPRSQVGLWSALAEQTPLSELSPKTRKVFDALSQHGALFFDELIHEAHLLRTELEIALQELVGAGLVNADSFAGLRALITPASKRQQRSSRRGRGAFVGGMDDAGRWALLRRGPVVENRQTASPETLEHVAMTLLRRYGVVFWRLLEREADWLPSWRELLRTFHRLEARGEIRGGRFVSGLAGEQFALPEAIPLLREVRRRPHDGSLVAVCGVDPLNLAGTLLPGAKVPALASNRLVYRDGLPVAAEVAGKQQFWVELDFAAMNEIRNKLTRH; encoded by the coding sequence ATGAATTTGCCCCTTCCCACGGACGCGGCGCTGGCAGGCTTTCACCCCGCCGTCAGCGCCTGGTTCAGCAGCACCTTCCCGACGGTGACGGCCGCCCAGGCCCGCGCATGGCCGTTGATCCGCCAGCGCCGCTCGACGCTGATCGCCGCGCCCACCGGCTCCGGCAAGACCCTCACCGCGTTCCTCGCCGTGCTCGACGATCTGGTCCACCGTGGCCTGGAAACCCCGGACGGTCTGCCGGACGAAACCCTGGTGGTCTACGTTTCGCCGCTCAAGGCGCTGTCCAACGACATCCGCATCAACCTGCAGAACCCGCTGGCCGGAATTACCGAGCAGTTGCGCCAAATGGATCTGCCGCCGCTGGAAATCACCACCGCCGTGCGCACCGGCGACACCCCGCAGAAAGAGCGCGCCGCCATGCGCAAGAGCGCGCCGCACATTCTGGTGACCACCCCGGAATCGCTCTACGTGCTGCTGGGTTCGGATTCGGGGCGAAAGATGCTCGGCACCACGCGCACGGTGATCGTCGATGAAATCCATGCCATCGCAGCCGGTAAACGAGGCAGCCACCTGGCCTTGAGCCTCGAACGCTTGCAGGCCCTGTGCGCCGAACCGCTGACCCGCATCGGCCTGTCGGCCACGCAAAAACCGATCGATGCGGTCGCACGATTTCTGGTCGGCCATGACCGCCCCTGCGAAATCATCGACATCGGCCACGCGCGCCCACGGGATCTGGGCATCGAAGTGCCGCCGGTGCCATTGTCGGCCGTGATGGCCAATGATGTCTGGGAACTGGTTTATGACCGCCTCGCCACACTGGCTCGTGAACACCGCACCACGCTGATTTTCGTCAACACCCGGCGCCTGGCCGAACGCCTGAGCCGGCACCTCAGCGAACGCCTCGGCAAACAGGCGGTGGCCGCGCACCACGGCAGTCTGGCCAAGGAGTTTCGCCTCGATGCGGAACAGCGGCTCAAGCGCGGCGAGCTGCAAGTACTGATCGCCACCGCGTCGCTGGAACTGGGGATCGACATCGGCGAAGTCGACCTTGTCTGTCAGATCGCCTCACCGCGTTCGATTGCCGGTTTTCTGCAGCGAGTCGGCCGCTCCGGACACCAGGTCGGCGGCACGCCCAAGGGGCGCCTGTTTGCCACCACCCGTGACGATTTGATCGAGTGCGCCGCCCTGCTCGACTGCGTGCGCCGGGGTGAACTCGATACGCTGCACATCCCCGAAGCACCGCTGGATGTGCTGGCGCAGCAGATCATCGCCGAGGTCAGTTGCCAGGAATGGGCCGAGGACGATTTGCTTGCGCTGTTGCGCCGGGCCGAGCCCTACGCCCGCCTCGACGAAAAACATTATCAGGCGCTGCTGGCGATGCTCGCCGAGGGCTACAACGGCCGTCAGGGCATGCGCAGCGCCTACCTGCACCACGACGCCGTCAGCCGAACCCTGCGCGGACGACGCGGCGCCCGGCTGACCGCCGTCACCAGCGGCGGCACCATCCCCGACAACGCCGACTACAGCGTATTGCTCGAACCCCAGAGCCTGAACATCGGCAGCGTCAACGAAGACTTCGCCGTGGAGAGCATCGCCGGCGACGTGTTCCAGCTCGGCAACGCCTCCTATCGCATCCTGCGGGTGGAAACCGGCAAGGTACGGGTCGAGGACGCCCAGGGTCAGCCGCCGACCATTCCGTTCTGGCTCGGCGAAGCACCGGGGCGCAGCGATGAATTGTCGGTGGCCGTGGCACGCCTGCACGCGCAGCTCGATCAATTGCTCAGTGCCAGCCCCGGCAATCTGCAACCGGCCCTCGACTGGCTGACCGACACCCTCGGCCTGAACCTGGCCAGTGCCGAACAGCTGGTCGATTACCTGGCCCGTGCCCGCCTCGCCCTCGGCGCCTTACCGTCGCGAGACACGCTGCTGATGGAACGGTTTTTCGACGAGTCCGGCGGCACCCAACTGATCATCCATTCGCCGTTCGGCAGCCGTATCAATCGCGCCTGGGGCCTGGCCTTGCGCAAGCGCTTCTGCCGCACCTTCAACTTCGAATTGCAGGCCGCCGCCAGCGAAGACGCGATCGTGCTGTCGCTATCCACCAGCCACAGTTTCGAACTTGACGAGGTCTGGCGTTACCTGCACAGCAACAGCGCCGAGCACATCCTGATTCAGGCGGTACTGGATGCGCCGCTGTTCGGTGTGCGCTGGCGCTGGAATGCCGGGGTGGCGCTGGCCCTGCCGCGCTACACGGGCGGGCGCAAAGTCGCGCCACAATTGCAGCGGATGAAAAGCGAAGACCTGATCGCCAGTGTGTTTCCCGATCAGATCGCCTGCCTGGAAAACCTCGCCGGCGAACGGGAAATCCCCGCGCATCCGCTGGTGGAACAGACCCTCGACGATTGCCTGCATGAAGCGATGGACAGTGAAGGCTGGCTCGAACTCCTGCGGCGCATGGAGCGCGGCGAAGTGCGCTTGATCGCCCGCGACCTGCCGGCGCCCTCGCCGCTGGCGGCGGAAATCCTCAGCGCCCGGCCCTACACCTTTCTCGACGATGCGCCGCTGGAAGAACGTCGCACCCAGGCCGTGCTCAACCGCCGCTGGAGCGATCCGCAATCCACCGATGACCTCGGCGCACTGGACGCCGATGCGATCGAAGCCGTGCGCGAAGAGGCGTGGCCGACGCCAGACAGCGCCGATGAAATGCACGAAACATTGATGAGCCTGGCCTGCATCAGCGACCGCGAAGTCGAGGCCAATCCGCCGTGGCGCGGTTGGCTGAATGCTCTGGCCGATACCGGGCGAGCCTGCCAGTTGCAGATCAATCCCAAGCATTCACTGTGGCTGGCGAGAGAACGCCTGACGTGTCTGCAAGCGCTTTATCCACAGGCGCAATCGGCACTCCCCGCATTACCCGGTTTCGACAAAGCATGGACGGCCGATGACGCACTGGTCGAAGTGATCCGCGCGCGGCTCGGCGCATTCGGTCCTTTACCACTGGCGGCGATTGCCAAGCCGCTGGCCTTGATGCCGGCCTCTGTTCATCAAGCCCTCGCTCGACTGGAGCACGAGGGTTATGTGCTGCGGGGCCATTTCACGCCGGGATCGACCGTTGAGGAGTGGTGCGAACGACACCTGCTGGCACGCATTCACCGCTACACGGTCAAGCGTCTGCGCCGGGAAATCGAGCCGGTGGCGTTGCAGGATTTCACGCGGTTTCTGTTCGACTGGCAGCATTTATCCGCGTCCACTCGGGGTCAGGGCAGCACCGTGTTGCCGGCGATTGTCGGTCAGTTCGAAGGCTATCCGGCTGCCGCATCGGCGTGGGATAGCGACATCCTTCCAGCGCGGCTCAAGGACTATTCACCGAGCTGGCTGGACGATCTGTGCCGCAGCGGCAAACTGGTATGGACGCGCCTCAGCGCCCGGCAAAACATCAGCGGCACGGCATTGCGCAGCACACCGATCGTGTTGCTGCCGCGCAGTCAGGTCGGCTTGTGGAGTGCACTGGCCGAACAGACGCCGCTCAGCGAACTGTCGCCCAAGACCCGAAAGGTTTTCGACGCGCTGAGCCAGCACGGCGCGCTGTTCTTCGATGAGCTGATTCATGAAGCGCACCTGCTGCGCACCGAACTGGAAATCGCCTTGCAGGAACTGGTCGGCGCCGGTCTGGTGAATGCCGACAGTTTTGCCGGGTTGCGGGCACTGATCACCCCGGCGAGCAAGCGCCAGCAGCGCAGCAGTCGACGTGGACGGGGGGCGTTTGTCGGTGGCATGGACGATGCCGGGCGCTGGGCGCTATTGCGTCGCGGGCCGGTTGTGGAAAACCGTCAAACAGCGTCGCCCGAAACCCTCGAGCACGTCGCCATGACCTTGTTGCGGCGCTATGGCGTGGTGTTCTGGCGCCTGCTGGAGCGCGAGGCCGACTGGTTGCCGAGCTGGCGCGAACTGCTGCGTACATTCCATCGACTGGAAGCACGGGGCGAGATTCGTGGCGGGCGGTTTGTCAGCGGTCTGGCGGGCGAGCAATTCGCCCTGCCCGAGGCGATTCCCCTGCTGCGCGAAGTCCGCCGTCGCCCACATGACGGCAGCCTGGTCGCGGTGTGCGGCGTCGACCCGCTGAACCTCGCCGGCACCTTGCTGCCCGGGGCGAAAGTACCGGCGCTGGCGAGCAATCGGCTGGTGTATCGCGACGGGTTGCCGGTCGCTGCCGAGGTCGCGGGCAAGCAGCAGTTCTGGGTGGAGCTGGACTTCGCCGCCATGAACGAAATCCGCAACAAGCTGACCCGTCACTGA
- a CDS encoding DUF72 domain-containing protein: protein MATIHIGISGWRYAPWRGDFYPKGLAHKCELQFASRAVNSIEINGSFYALQRPERYAQWYAETPDDFVFSIKAPRFITHIRRLRDIEKPLANFFASGVLELKEKFGPILWQFPPNFTFDPERFEAFLDQLPHDTQAAAELARQHDSHLHGHASMKAYSKKPLRHAVEIRNDSFIDPDFVRLLKRYNTALVIADTAGKWPYREDLTSDFVYLRLHGAEELYASGYTDAALQRWAERIDAWHHGRQPDDAHLIAPRLKPRARKSREVFCYFDNDIKVRAPFNARSLLQRFDLDKNLETMPGEPAAEGVLA, encoded by the coding sequence ATGGCAACGATTCATATCGGTATTTCAGGCTGGCGTTACGCCCCGTGGCGCGGGGACTTTTACCCGAAGGGGCTGGCGCACAAATGCGAATTGCAGTTCGCCTCACGGGCGGTCAACAGCATCGAAATAAACGGTTCGTTCTACGCCCTGCAACGGCCCGAACGCTACGCCCAGTGGTACGCCGAAACACCGGATGACTTCGTGTTCAGCATCAAGGCGCCGCGCTTCATCACCCACATTCGCCGCCTGCGCGATATCGAAAAACCCCTGGCCAATTTCTTCGCCTCCGGGGTGCTGGAACTGAAGGAAAAGTTCGGCCCGATCCTCTGGCAATTCCCGCCCAACTTCACGTTCGACCCCGAACGTTTCGAAGCCTTTCTCGACCAGTTGCCCCACGACACCCAGGCGGCCGCCGAGCTCGCCCGCCAGCACGATTCGCACCTGCACGGCCACGCGAGCATGAAGGCTTACAGCAAAAAACCGCTGCGCCATGCCGTGGAAATCCGCAACGACAGTTTCATCGACCCCGACTTCGTGCGTTTGCTCAAACGCTACAACACCGCGCTGGTGATCGCCGACACCGCCGGGAAATGGCCGTACCGCGAAGACCTCACCAGCGATTTCGTCTACCTGCGCCTGCACGGTGCCGAGGAGCTTTACGCCAGCGGTTACACCGACGCCGCGCTGCAACGCTGGGCCGAGCGGATCGACGCCTGGCACCATGGCCGGCAACCGGACGACGCCCATTTGATCGCGCCGCGTCTGAAACCTCGGGCCCGTAAATCCCGTGAGGTTTTCTGCTACTTCGACAACGACATCAAGGTCCGCGCGCCTTTCAATGCCCGCAGCCTGTTGCAGCGTTTCGATCTGGATAAAAACCTCGAAACCATGCCAGGTGAGCCGGCCGCCGAAGGAGTACTCGCATGA
- a CDS encoding MFS transporter: MPIALLALTLSAFAIGTTEFVIVGLLPTIGADLGVSLPSAGLLVSLYALGVAIGAPVLTALTGKVPRKLLLLSLMVLFTLGNLLAWLAPSYESLVLARIVTGLAHGVFFSIGSTIATSLVPKEKAASAIAIMFTGLTVALVTGVPLGTFIGQHFGWRETFLAVSALGVIAFIGSLLYVPNNIAHSKPASLLQQLQVLKQPRLLLVYAMTAIGYGGSFIAFTFLAPILQDISGFSASTVSLVLLVYGVSVAVGNIWGGKLADKRGPISALKIIFALLAAVLFALTFTAGNPWLALATVLVWGAVAFGNVPGLQVYVVRQAEHHTPHAVDVASGLNIAAFNLGIAGGAWGGGLIVEHIGLIHTAWIGGLVVLGALALTALSGRLDRLGPVYAEPAEGSARIVTGH; the protein is encoded by the coding sequence ATGCCCATTGCCCTGCTCGCGCTGACTCTCAGCGCTTTCGCCATCGGGACGACCGAGTTCGTCATCGTTGGCCTGCTTCCCACCATCGGCGCCGATCTCGGCGTCAGTCTGCCGTCCGCCGGTCTGCTGGTCAGTCTCTACGCTCTGGGCGTAGCCATCGGTGCGCCGGTGCTGACCGCCCTCACCGGCAAGGTCCCGCGCAAACTGTTGCTGCTGTCGCTGATGGTGCTGTTCACCCTCGGCAATCTGCTGGCCTGGCTGGCGCCGAGTTATGAATCGCTGGTGCTGGCGCGGATCGTCACCGGTCTGGCCCACGGCGTGTTCTTCTCCATCGGTTCGACCATCGCCACCAGCCTGGTCCCCAAGGAAAAAGCCGCCAGTGCGATCGCGATCATGTTCACCGGCCTGACCGTGGCGCTGGTCACCGGCGTGCCGCTGGGCACGTTCATCGGTCAGCATTTCGGCTGGCGTGAAACCTTCCTCGCGGTATCGGCACTTGGCGTCATCGCGTTCATTGGCAGCCTGCTGTATGTGCCGAACAACATCGCCCACAGCAAACCCGCATCACTGTTGCAGCAATTGCAGGTGCTCAAGCAACCGCGCCTGTTGCTGGTGTACGCCATGACCGCCATCGGTTACGGCGGCTCGTTCATCGCCTTCACGTTCCTGGCGCCGATCCTTCAGGACATCTCCGGTTTCAGCGCCAGCACCGTCAGCCTGGTGTTGCTGGTGTATGGCGTGTCAGTGGCGGTCGGCAACATCTGGGGTGGCAAACTGGCGGACAAACGCGGGCCGATCAGCGCGCTGAAAATCATCTTTGCCCTGCTCGCCGCCGTGCTGTTCGCGCTCACCTTCACCGCCGGCAATCCCTGGCTGGCGCTGGCCACCGTGCTGGTCTGGGGCGCAGTCGCCTTCGGCAACGTGCCGGGCTTGCAGGTGTATGTGGTGCGTCAGGCTGAACATCACACACCGCACGCGGTGGATGTGGCATCGGGCCTGAACATCGCCGCGTTCAACCTCGGAATTGCCGGCGGTGCGTGGGGTGGCGGCTTGATCGTCGAACACATCGGCCTGATCCATACGGCGTGGATCGGCGGCCTGGTGGTGCTGGGGGCATTGGCTCTGACGGCGTTGAGCGGACGCCTCGATCGCCTGGGCCCGGTGTACGCCGAACCGGCAGAAGGCTCGGCCCGGATCGTCACCGGGCACTGA
- a CDS encoding sugar nucleotide-binding protein, which yields MRMRLMLLGGGNALGQALIRLGAEEDIGFLAPRPPEDGWDAASLTQLLDDTRPDALINLAYYFDWFQAETVSETRLAGQERAIERLAELCQHHNIVLVQPSSYRVFDGSRATAYSEKDEPVPLGLRGQALWRIEQSVRATCPQHVLLRFGWLLDDSPEGILGRFLARAEQPEELLLADDRRGNPTPVDDAARVIISVLKQLDCAAPLWGTYHYAGHEATTPLALGQAILTEARSLHPLAIESPTAQAHAARPDAAEEPQHAVLACKKILHTFGIKPRAWRAALPGLLDRFYRHG from the coding sequence ATGCGAATGCGCCTTATGTTACTGGGCGGCGGAAATGCCCTTGGGCAGGCGCTGATTCGCCTCGGTGCAGAGGAAGACATCGGTTTCCTCGCCCCCCGCCCGCCCGAAGACGGCTGGGATGCCGCGAGCCTGACCCAATTGCTCGACGACACCCGTCCCGATGCATTGATCAACCTTGCCTACTATTTCGACTGGTTCCAGGCCGAGACCGTCAGCGAAACCCGTCTGGCCGGGCAGGAACGCGCCATCGAGCGACTGGCCGAACTGTGCCAGCACCACAACATTGTGCTGGTGCAGCCTTCCAGCTATCGGGTGTTCGACGGTTCCCGCGCCACCGCCTACAGCGAAAAGGACGAGCCGGTGCCGTTGGGCCTGCGCGGTCAGGCGTTGTGGCGAATTGAGCAAAGCGTACGGGCCACTTGCCCGCAACACGTGCTGCTGCGCTTCGGCTGGCTGCTCGACGACAGCCCGGAAGGCATCCTCGGGCGCTTCCTGGCCCGGGCCGAACAGCCGGAAGAATTGCTGCTGGCCGATGACCGTCGTGGCAATCCGACCCCGGTCGACGATGCGGCTCGAGTGATCATCTCGGTGCTCAAACAACTCGATTGCGCCGCGCCGCTGTGGGGCACTTACCACTACGCCGGCCACGAGGCGACCACACCGCTGGCGCTGGGCCAGGCGATTCTCACCGAAGCGCGCAGCCTGCACCCGCTGGCCATCGAATCCCCGACCGCCCAGGCCCACGCCGCGCGGCCGGACGCTGCCGAAGAGCCGCAACACGCGGTGCTTGCCTGCAAGAAAATTCTGCACACCTTCGGGATCAAGCCGCGCGCCTGGCGTGCCGCGCTCCCGGGCTTACTGGATAGGTTTTATCGTCATGGCTGA